In Fulvia fulva chromosome 10, complete sequence, a single window of DNA contains:
- a CDS encoding Acyl-CoA dehydrogenase fadE12, whose protein sequence is MAQTLLSSLRMASRTASLPRPILSTASRCTTRAFSETPRRRDLMETSGFTEEQMTVRESIMKVCSNFPDDYWMEKDYSSEYPHELHAALAKDGWIGIALPENLGGSGLGISEATMMMQSIAESGAGMAGAQSIHANVYATQPVAKFATEEQRDRFLKKIISGEWRTCFGVTEPNTGLDTLKLKTTTTPEGDGYRITGQKIWITNAQIADKMVLLARTTPLDEVTKPSEGLSMLYIDLNKDDPGLEIKKIRKMGGRAVDANQVFFDNYYVPKDALIGKEGSGFKQILHGMNAERCLLAGEALGLGYAALKKSTDYARERVVFGRPIGQNQAIQHPLASAYMQLEAAKLATYHAARLYDRSSPDHPEYDDSITQHQVGVAANSAKYVAAEAAYTACERSVMSMGGMGYAAEYHVERYLRECFVPRLAPVSREMIMNFIGEKALGLPRSY, encoded by the coding sequence ATGGCCCAGACACTCCTCTCCTCGTTGCGTATGGCCTCTCGCACTGCTTCTCTTCCCCGACCCATTCTATCAACCGCATCAAGATGTACAACACGTGCCTTTTCCGAGACGCCGCGGAGGCGAGATCTGATGGAGACCTCTGGCTTCACAGAAGAGCAGATGACTGTCCGAGAAAGCATCATGAAGGTTTGTTCCAACTTCCCAGACGACTACTGGATGGAGAAAGACTACAGCTCAGAATACCCTCACGAACTCCATGCAGCATTGGCCAAAGATGGCTGGATAGGCATTGCACTGCCTGAGAATCTGGGAGGCTCAGGGTTGGGCATATCAGAGGCCACCATGATGATGCAAAGCATCGCAGAAAGTGGCGCCGGCATGGCAGGAGCACAATCAATACACGCGAACGTATACGCAACTCAGCCAGTGGCAAAGTTTGCAACAGAAGAACAACGAGATCGTTTCTTGAAGAAGATCATCAGCGGCGAATGGCGAACATGCTTCGGCGTTACAGAACCCAACACCGGTCTGGACACCCTCAAGCTCAAAACCACCACCACACCAGAAGGCGACGGCTACCGCATCACAGGCCAAAAGATCTGGATCACCAACGCCCAAATCGCCGACAAAATGGTCCTGCTCGCTCGAACGACACCCCTCGATGAAGTCACCAAGCCCAGCGAAGGTCTCAGCATGCTCTACATCGACCTCAACAAAGACGACCCTGGTCTCGAAATCAAGAAGATCCGCAAGATGGGCGGCCGAGCAGTCGACGCCAATCAAGTCTTCTTCGATAACTACTACGTCCCGAAAGACGCCCTGATCGGCAAGGAAGGCAGCGGCTTTAAGCAGATCCTCCACGGCATGAACGCCGAGCGCTGTCTCCTCGCTGGCGAAGCCCTCGGTCTGGGATACGCAGCCCTCAAGAAGTCAACAGACTACGCTCGCGAGCGTGTCGTCTTCGGCAGACCCATTGGACAAAATCAAGCCATCCAGCACCCTCTGGCGTCCGCGTACATGCAACTGGAAGCAGCAAAGCTAGCGACGTACCACGCCGCTAGACTCTACGATCGCAGCTCGCCAGATCATCCAGAGTATGATGATAGTATCACACAGCATCAAGTCGGGGTGGCGGCGAATAGTGCCAAGTACGTCGCTGCGGAGGCTGCCTACACTGCGTGTGAGAGAAGTGTGATGAGTATGGGTGGAATGGGATATGCGGCGGAGTATCATGTGGAGCGATATTTGCGAGAGTGTTTTGTGCCCAGATTGGCGCCTGTGAGCAGA